TTAGGCGAAAGCTAGTGGGCAGAAacggaaagagaaaaaagggtCGATTGGAGTCGGAACAACCGGAACCACGGTCACCACTTATcggggttttgcttttgcggAGTTCCATTCgcgttaaaaataaaagttcGGGAGTCATAAATGAATGCCATATTGGACGGGGGGTTGCGCATACATTTCTGGTGTCCAGATGCCTGATTAGCGAGACGTTAAAAGACGGAACCGAAAAAGGGAAGGAGAAAAGGGGGTGGGCATATGTGTCTCGAGTCGGGTCATTAGTCAGGCTTCGGGTGCGCGCGGACCAACCAAGTCACCGATGTGTTGGAATATTGATTTCGATGGAAAGAAGCACGCACTGGCGCGTTAAATCGGCTCCGTATTAGACGCCTTATGGGAGACTTAATTTATATTCTAACTGAAGGAGTCTTCAGTGCCGGACTTAAAGCATACATTCTCATTCGGGTTGGTGGAATGGCGACATATTGCTTTGCTTGCTTCACTGGAAGAATCCCGTAAAGTGTGCATGTATGTGTATGTCCGCTCTGGCGAATTCAAAATGGCAAAAGCAGTTCCGTACAAAGAAAGTGGTCGGAGGTGCTTCATTTCCGCAGGGTAGAGAAAGTAACAACATACAGCTATCATTTTAGATATGCTTGAGCAATAGCAAGATATTGTCCAAGGGTTTGTGGAAATTCAAACATTGTCATCTCGGATGACTGGGATGTCTAAGAGCCATGGCACGGCTTCTCTAGTAGAACTGCTCAGTTTTCTATCTCCGGATGCTATGCTATATTAAACTCTGTACCCAGTTTTATTGAGGCGTGCGTATGTCTGTGTTTTCTATTCCAATAAGCAAACATTCTTGCAGACGGCGGGGGGATTCTCGGCTTCCCTCTCAATGAGCAGCTCTGGTAACTTTTCtagctttttctttctttttctggtAACTCTGGAACTTTTCTAGCCTTCCCCTGGTCAGATGGCGACAGATTACGTAATTGTATATAATTTGAATATCTTAAACAGTAGTTTCGTGCGCGGTGGCAAAGTGGATGGTGTGTTGTGGAGCATGGCAATGCATCGGTTCAATATGGTCCAAGCGTGTAACGTTGCCATCAATCCAAGACCCAAGGCATCCGATCGTCTGCAGTACGCTTGGTCGTTCTATGTTGTATATACATTCGCATGCCATTGCCATTAGTATAGTTCTTGGAATAGAGGTTCGAAATGACATCATTACACTTTGTCCGCATTTAGTCAAACTCTTGATacagaaggaaagaaagaacgACAACTATGGTTTCAAAGATTCGGTCACTTTCCAAACATCTCCAAACTTCGCCGGGTTTAGCCGCCAATAAATTGTTGCCTTTGGACGGAAACgacttctttttttatttcccactTCTTTACGCGTGAAACAAACATGTACGTTATTGGGTTGATGTGTCCCAATCCTAGCCCTCACACTCTCAACCGTTACTTCTCAGAACAAATAACCCTCACCCATTGTAAGCGAGATGATGAGGATGGAGTTAAAGCGAAGACACGCAGAGACACACTTGGGTGATGCAAATCGATGATGTTGGGGCAAGCGAGAAGCAGTAGCGTCAGAACCCTGCGCTTAAACGGTTTTGTAAACGGCCAATCTATGTCAGTGACAGTAATTCCCAATGCCACTCAAAACGTATTTGTATGTGTGACATAACTTGGTGGAGTTATAACAATTCTCGTTGTTGCATTCCGACCACCTGTCACCGGCTAGAGATttcgtcatcttcatcatttGCTGCCCCCCCCCTGTACTCCCCGGGTGCAAAGATGGCCACATACACTCACGTATAACGTATCTTCGGTCCCATTATTTGAGCGATGATGTCACTCTTGACTATTCCCCGTGCACTGTACTTCCTCTGAATGCTGTATTTGCGGGAGTTATAAATACAGCGGATTCTGTCTATGCGCCGCCATATGTGTGCGATGCCTCGAATACCAAtatgtaaatatattttttgtcgATGACGCTATTGGGGCCCACATGCACCAGCACGCAGCACGTCTCggcgtgtttgtgttttgcaagGTCGTGGTTCGACTGTGGTCATCCCGTCCTGTCCGGGCTTTTACACACCTCACGTACTCACCTTTTGCAGGTCACAACATTCTGGGGAACATTTGGACATATTTGTTTGGACACAGCTCATTAGACCTCTTTTTTGGACGGCTGTTGGAAATGGAATTCTGTACTCATTACCGGTTGTCAAAGTGCATGTCGGCAGGCACGTCATCTTGCCCCCGGTGCTTATTCCGCCCAGAGAAACTGGTTTTGCCGTTCAGGAAGAAGCAGGTCTGGCCGTGGTTTTGTATACATTAGACGAAACGTTTATCTGTTCCCATATGGTGGAATCCTTTCTACGCTGTAAACATTGCCCGATGCTCAGGAGCATTCTATACCTGCAGGAGGAGAGAGCTGTAAATCAATAATGTCTAATGTCCAAGTCTAAATCATTTCCTGGAATGTGTGCAAATATCTTTCACCGGCGATGTACCGGTAAATAATGCAAATCTCAAACTTCCACTCCAGACGCCTACTGTTTGCGGTATATGTTCCCTCCGCATATAACACGTTTTGCGACAACAATTGAGCTCAATTTAGTCGCTGGTTCCAAAGATAGCGCGGAACTTGAACTTTCGGGTTGGCGCGTGTATGGTTTGTCCGTCGTTTCTTTCACGCCTTTTGGTGGGTCCGTTCGTTTGTGGACATTGTGTAGCTGAGGCGATGTAGATCTAATTCAATAATGCCAGCATCCGCCACGACGGAGAAGACACTTGAGGGAGAGGTTCGTGTGCAGCAGCACTAGGGGCGGCACACAGAACATGATCGTTTTATATGATCTTCACCGACAAACTGTACGCATTCCACGAAGATTTACAAGTTGTTGTCTGTTGGAGTTTATTTAGGAAGGGGGAAGAAAATACTCAAGATCAATGCAGCTAGAACCGCGAGAAGGGTTAAGATCTTGCAGTTGATTCAATTTCGGCAATCCATTTCGAAAAGCGGGAAATCCATCTCGAATTCTTTCAATTTAAGCTCGCAATTTACCTTTGAGTCATGTGTTTTCTAatctctttcttctttcttccgTCCATCTTAGATATCGCTGGATCAAGAACGGCAAAAAGTTCGAATGGCAAACGTACGACGACCGCATGTCGCAACAGCCGGGGCGTGGTACGCTGGTAATTACGTCACCGCGCGATGAGGATCTTGGACAGTATCAATGTTTCGCCGAAAACGAACACGGTACCGCGACGTCCAACTCGGTGTTTGTGCGGAAGGCGGAGCTGAATTCGTTCAAGGACGGCGCGCCGCAAACGGTACAGGCGGACGAGGGAAAACCGTTCAAGCTCGTCTGTCAGCCACCGGACGGTTGGCCAAAGCCAAACGTCTACTGGATGATCCAGAACATGGATGGCGGTATACGGAGCATTAACAACTCGCGCATGACACTCGACCCGGAGGGCAACCTCTGGTTTTCGAACGTAACGCGCGACGATGAGTCGAGCGATTTCTTCTACGCCTGTGCAGCATCGTCCGTGTTTCGTAGCGAGTACAAAATCGGCAACCGGGTGCTGCTGCAGGTGCGCCAGACCGGCATCTCGGCAACGCAGAACCGCCACCAACCGTTGCGCCAGTACGTGTCGCGCAAGAACGAGGTCGCACTGAAGGGCAAACAGATCGAGCTGTTCTGTATCTACGGCGGTACACCGCTGCCGGAAACGGTGTGGACGAAGAACGGGCGGGCTATCATCTGGAACGATAAGATCCAGCAGGACAACTACGGCAAATCGCTCAAGATTCGGCGCGTCTCGTCGGAGGATTCGGGTGCGTACACGTGCGAGGTGTCGAACGGTGTCGGCAATGCGGACTCGTACTCGATCAACCTCGCGGTGAATGCCGTGCCGTACTTTACGGTCGAGCCGGAAATTGTGAACGCGGCCGAAGGGGAATTCGCCGAGTTTAAGTGCGAGGCGGCCGGTAACCCGAAGCCCAACATTATGTGGATTCACAACGGCAAGCAGATCGATCAGAGCTACGCGAACCCACGCCGCATCATACGCGCGAACAGCATCTACATCAGCAAGCTGAAGAAGAGTGACACCGGTAACTACGGTTGTAACGCCACCAACTCGCTCGGCTACGTGTACAAGGATGTTTATCTGAACGTTTTGGCCCTCGCGCCGGAAATTACGGATCCGCCGAAGCGCGAATATACCGTCGACCAGCGTAACGTGACGATGACGTGCCGGGTTTTCGGTGCACCGAAGCCGGAGGTCAAGTGGTTGCGGAACGATCGTGAACTGACGGGCGGACGCTACCAAACCATGCCGACCGGCGATCTGTTCATTCGGGACGTGAAGTTTGACGATGCGGGCGAGTACAAGTGTTACGCGTTCAACACACTCGGCAGCAAGACGGCATCCGGTGAGCTCAGCGTCAAGGAGCGGACGGTGATCAATGATCCGCCGCAGGACTACGAAGTGGTGGCCGGCACGACCGTCACGTTCCGCTGTAACGCCATCGCCGACTCGTCGCTCGAGCTGACGATCGAGTGGCTCACGAAGGGGGAGATCATCGACTTTGAAAATCAGCCCCGGTTTATCCGAACGTCCGACAACTCGTTGATGATTTCGAAAACGATCGAGCTGGACACGGGCACCTACTCCTGTCTGGCACGTACCGATCTGGATGAGGTCATGGCAAACGCAACGCTCACGGTAATGGACAGACCGAATCCGCCGACGCTGAAGCGTGTCACCTGTATGGGCAAGGTGGCCAGAATCGAATGGGCCTCGAACGGTGACAATCGCTCGCCGATCCTGAACTACATTATCGAGTACAACACGTCCTTCACGCCGGATACGTACGATGTGCTGACGGACGATGTGCCCGGTACGGACCTAATCTGGACGGTCAACACGACACCCTGGAACAACTACACCTACCGCGTGATTGCGGTCAACAAGATCGGCCATTCGCTACCGTCCGGGCACAGTGAGGTGTGCACCACGGAGACGAGCGTGCCGTACAAAAATCCGGACAATCTCGAAGGTGAGGGTACCACACCGAACAATCTCGTCATCAAGTGGCGCCCGCTGGCACAGGTCGATCACAATGCGCCGGGGCTGCAGTATCGGGTTTACTGGAAGCGGGACATACCGAGCGCACCGTGGAGTTCGGCGGATGTGCGTGATTGGCGGCAGTCCAGTTATACGGTCGAGGGACTGCCAACATTCACGCGCTACCGTGTCATGGTGATCGCACTGAACGAGCGAGGCGAGGCCAATTctggcccgtgggaggtggaagCGTACACGGGCGAGGATACACCGCTCGATGCACCGACCAACTTCACGCTGATACAGGTGACCGGGCCGAAAACGGCCATCCTCAGCTGGAATCCGGTCGATCCGGAATCGCTTCGGGGTCACTTCAAGGGCTACAAGATCCAAACCTGGACGGAGGCGGACGGTGAGGAAAATTTGCGCGAAATTTTGGTCACCGCCGACTCGAAACAGGCACTGGTGACGAACTTCATCCCTGATGCGACCAACTTTGTGCGCGTGCTCGCGTACAACGGGCGGTACAATGGACCGGCGAGCACGGTACTGTCGTTCGACACGCCCGAAGGTGTCCCGAACACGATCGAAGCGCTCGAAGCGTACCCGCTCGGTTCGTCCGCTTTTCTGCTGCGCTGGCGAAAGCCACTCCAGGCGAACGGTAAGCTTACCGGGTATCGGATCTACTACGAGGAGATCAAGGGTACGACGGTTGGTCCGCGCATGGAACGCGAACCGCACATCTCCGATCCGGCGGTGCTGGAAGCGAAACTGGCCCGCCTGAAGCCGGCAGCCAAGTACCGCATACACGTGGTCGCTACAACCAAGGCTGGTGAAGGTGACGAGTAAGTTATTGATATAACCGATAATAATACCGAGTATATTATTACCACCGACGTTCTGTTTCCTTTCCCCTTGCTAAAGCTTGTACATCGAACGGGCAACCTCGTCGGGACTGGGAATACCACCGGATGTACCCAACTTCTACTGGGAAAATCTTCCCACGGACAATGGACTGGCCAACATTAAGGTGGTGTGGCAGCCGGCCCTCGGCGGTAAGGCCGGTTCCCACTTCTACGTGAAGTATCGCGTAAAGGACGAATCGAGCTGGCAAACGACCGATCCGGAGCTGTACGAAAACTACCTCGTCGTGCACGGTATCAATCCGGACCATCTGTACGAGTTCCGGGTCGTTTCGGTCGATGGCGAATATCAGACGGAGTCGAGCACGCAGGAAGTTGACACCTATGGCATCCGTATGTAAACGCCATtcctgggtgtgtgtgttttgtggacAACGTTACTAAtctgtttctttccttttaaaaaaaaaaaaaaaccgattttTAGAAAGCTCCGTGAAGGTGCCGGGAGATAATATTGCGACGGCCGGTTGGTTTATCGGTATGATGCTTGCGATTGCGTTCCTTATACTGGTGCTGATCATCATCTGCATCGTGAAACGTAACCGTGGCGGAAAGTACGATGTGCATGATCGCGAGCTGGCAAATGGCCGCAACGACTACACCGAGGAGGGTGGCTTCCCGGAGTACTCGCAACCGTAAGTGTGCAGTGGTTTGGGTTGCGCGCACACCTGTGTAACCCACTCCACCGACTTGTTGCCACCCTTCCGTCGCAGTGTGCTACAGTGGCGCACTCTTCGGGTTTCCCAAATATTGTAGCTCTCTCTCTACTACCCTCTACCCTTCCTTCTGTGCGCGGTTTTTGGATGCGTACACCGTACCATGTGTACGCCCATTTAACCCATCTATCAGCTGCTCGCTAGCCTATTTCTCTTGTTTCTTCAAGCAACACACTGTGTGTTTCCTTCTAATCCCTTGTACACATCGGCGCGCTACTTTTCCACAAACACTTCGCATCTTCGTAGCAGCAGTTTTCCCGGGAGGGGGCCATCACTTTGCCCCTTTTCTTTAAAAACCATCTATTCCTGTGATGCGCTCTTCAAATGCACCCACATATGCGTGGGTGTGCGCGGATATGCTCTTACCTATTCTGTTTTGCCTGTTGCGCGCGTGTTTTTTGTAAGCGCGTGCATAATAACCCGTGTTTTGCGAGTGTGTGAAACTGTTGTGATATCTATTCTGACACTTTGCTAACGCtgcttcgtttttcttcttcctcttgcCGCACAATCACATCCAACACCGATTATATTGTGGGGTGTTTTTCTCCATTCCATGTTGCGAATGTACAACACGGAATATCTTTTCTTGCAAATCTTTTCTCTGCTGGCAGCGTTCACACGCGCACCTTTcgtgtgttcgtgtgtatTATCATTCTGTAGAATAGTATCGATACACTCTGAGAGCTACGTCCCTGCTTCTTGAGATCCTTTCTGGTAGCTCtttgttacatttttgaaCATCACGCCCctccttcatcatcatcatgttaCGAACATTATCGCTCCTTTATGCTCCCGTTTATATCACACCATCTCTCCTTCTTCATCATCAACCACACCTGATCAACCCCCCCTCTGAAAGTAACCTTCAGTAATAATACTCTGCTGTGCCCGTGTGTGGAGCTTTTTACTGTGTACTGAAGCTGCTCTGTGTATGGTTAAGTTCACTAAACAAAATTCCCAACTTGTGGAATGATGGTTATGGTTCCTGGTACGAAAAGGTAAATACTtgacggtgttttttttttccttggttTGATCAGTGTAGAACCGGTTTCCCTGCATTTGcctggagagagagagaggggaaaCGTTTCATCGCACATAATTGTATACAGTTTGCTTTTAAAATCACTTAACTTACTTATTAATACAAAATAACGGGAAGCAAACGTAACATTATCTGGGAGATGTATCAGCTTCACAgttgtttcctttgtttttcccTATCCGTGTATTGGTCTGCcccaaaattaaacaaacctTTAATTCGAACCATGAATGTTAAGAAAATGAACAGAGCCCGTCATATTAACAGCGTGTGTACATCTTCTATTCATCGATATCTTTAATACAGCTAATGAATCATTTTCAGCTCCCCTTCACCTTCATCATGCATCGCTATTCCCACATCCATTGCTACTAATTACTACATCATAAGCGCATATCTGATACTTTTCCTCCTTTCTTCGTATCGTAGCTTATACTTTAGTGTTTAAGCAACCTTTTACTATATAACATGTTGTACTTCCAATCCGCCCCATGCTATTGTTTTTAACTGTATTCTGTAATGTTAGTTCTTTCCTTACTATCTACGCCTATGCTAACCCTCATACCTAACCCTATCTCTCCGTGTAGCGGTCATCCAGCAAATTCGCATTTAAAAGTGTATTGTTATCCACGGCCTATCGTTCATATGTTCAAATGTAGCTGATTTACACCTTCTGACGTTGTGAATATACACGGTATAGCACCACAAAGAATGAAACCGTTAGAAACAATACACTTTTCGCcatgctactactactgctactaatGTTTTCGTCTATCTTTACCTGTTCAACTACTTCTCATCGCATCGTTGCACCAACTAGTCATAAACTTGTTTTCCCTTATCCCACTCTACCAATATGGGTTTAATACACCGTATGTTAACTTTGTCTTATTAAGGTTAATATTTACCgtatcttatttatttatttttaacaccaTCGAGTTGCATACCTTTGTTTGGTTATGGTAAATGTTTCATAAGTTTGCGTGTATTTTAATGTTAACATATCATTACTTAAACATTCCGTTATGGGGGAGTATCAGTGGAAATGCGTTCATATCACTGGTTCCGTTTGTTAAAGTGCCAAGCATTAAAATCACTTCTCTTTATTATTtgatggtattttttttattcagttCCATTATTGGAGACGATTGAAAGATATACGTCAAATTCCCCATTTGTATATAATGATGCTCACTACTACACACAAGTATTAAACTTTTCTCCGATGTATatatcagttttttttgttgaaaacacAATATTAATTTGATTCGCTAACTtcgttaaatttaaatttcacacacacacacacattcttaTTTATCCCATGATTTATCCCAATGCTCCATCAATTTCCACATATCATACACAGAGAAAATTCCCATACACTATGATTAGTTTCTGTAGACAACTATACattaaatgataaatgatattaaaaataaaattaaaatgtgtgAACAAATTGTTCAATTGTTGTATataaaaacagtaaaaatccattttaaaagaaaaaaatatacaattttTAGATTGATGTACAAAACcgttttaaatgtaatttgaAATAGGGGTGCTTAAACTATAGAATGTAATAACATTTATCGCTTTATAATCGAATCAATGAAGAGATGTGTCTATAGAAACTAATCAACAGTGTTTATCGCTATTGCGAAGGAGTCAATGAATTTCCTTGTCGTAGTAAATCTTTGTTTACTTGTGTTGATCTTCCTCCGATTGTTTATCCGGTATCTGAATGAATCTCCCCAATTCTCACAAAACAATATGACGTGGTAAAGACGATAGAAAACATCCCTCTCCCCATCTTTCCCCCATGACCCTCTCTCCATACCACAAAATCCTCTCGccttttcttcttccgtggGGGCGAAGGGCTATGCTGTTGTCCACCCCATCCCCCCGTACCATGGAAAGGCGTAGGGTTGGTAATTTGCtgcatacatacatacatactaaaaacaatagcCACGGACGGTAGCCGTCCACTGCTTTGATACCAAATGGAGTGTAGTGTTTTACGTGATTACAGTTTGGACAATAAAAGCCAGGGCCGACAATCGCTGAACTCGCAAAAAGTAGGACCGGAAAGTGATACAGATTCCATGGCGGAATACGGTGAAGGTGATACAGGTAATGTTGTGTTGTTatgctaccaccaccaccccacaCACCCGCTCTATAATACTCTCTTTCACTCTATCTCTCGCACATTCATACACACACTGTCTCACTCATGTCTCGGACATTTCATTTGTGGTTTTACGTTTCTTTTAATTTACGTTTTTCTTCCCCGCATCAACCCCCCCATGTGCCTATTCTTGGCCCCAAATCGGAACACtccttcgaaaaaaaaaacagacacacacatgcacacaaaacCATTGTGGTCCATTTCATTCACATCACCTAACTCATCCCATGTttattctctttctctttcttcatATCTATCATTTATTCTCGTGTCATCCTCTGTACATCTAATTGCGCCATGCCATCAGTTATTAGTACCTTGGGTTAgtaacaacagaaaaaaaaccattctatCATCATTTATCAACCAACTCTCCTTATACACTATTATAGAACGCGCGCTGGTACGCGAATAGTAGTAGCAGTGTTGGAGcatatttgtttcgtttctttctcATCTTTGCATCCCATGTTTTCTATCATCCACCAATATCATAGTGTCTTACACTCTTTCTTTatctctctttatctctcttttgctttctttctctactttcatttgtttttatcttccttttatgttttagttaaattttgttttgttttgaggatTATTTTCATAAGTTTTACATTATTACGCGCATGTGGTGGTACGATTTGGTGGGCGAGTGGTGAATGATTTCATTAacctggtttgttttttttgtgcttaaAAATTCACATTCCCCCCTACACCCAATTTCCTTTcctcttccattttttttttttggcttcaTCGTTCCCTTTTGCGCTCTCCACACTCCCAGATGCTATCAAAACGATGTAACGATTAGACATTTAGTCTCCAAGATTTAAAGTTATCCTTGTTTGACGGTGTTGCCTTCTTCCGCAAGCAAAAATGTGCATTGCGCAccgtttttatgttgtttttgtctgacaaaaaaaaacccttttttcatCGATTTGTTATCAAGTGtttttgaaagttttgttttagtgtttgttgtttgattatgtttttcctttttttctttctctctctcttcactTTCATAAAGTTTATTATATTCACCATAATCTTTTCACTTTATCTATGcttcttgttttgtgttttgttctttttcacTTGCACAGCAATTAAATGTACtcgttttttcttctatgtgcgtgcgtttgttttggtttttttctttcattagtgtgctttttatgtgtttgtttttttccccttaaGCTTGCAAAATGAGCTTACTATCCGCACATACTTATAATATAATTCTAGCGAGTACCAGAGTATACTCACAAGTAAATTTCACGTGTCCCACCGTACAACACAAATATGGAATGATGATTACGTGCTTTGAATTactttatatatatatatttggtattatctcatttttatttttttccttattttcattttgtttctttttcttcctttttttctgcatttctCGGGGCATTATATAAATGTGAATGCGGCGCGTGTCTTCTGCAGAAGGTATGAATGAGGACGGTTCCTTCATTGGGCAGTACGGCCGGAAGGGTGGCAAAAATGCGGATAGCAATTCGCAGGCGTTCGCAACATTAGTTTAGTGTTTAGTAATCGACGTAATAATAAGTGCGCTACACAACGCAGGATTAATTTTAGCATAGCAAATAGCACGTTGTAATGTAAAACGTTTAgggggcaaacaaaaaaaagggagtaGAAATGTGTATGTGAACGCAAGCTTTCCATCACTGTTGAGTTGATGTGTAGTGTACACGGATTAAAAGAGGTTAGCGTTACGATACGAAAATGTCTCTAGCAGCTATAGTATCCCTGAAAATGGCTGAAGCTTGTTttgaagaatttaaaaaacaaaattttatcaaacccgTCACACACATTCTACAATTTCCCGCCTCCGAGTAGGTTTCCTTCCGGGTGAGTGTTGTTAGGAAGATGTTCGTAGAAATCTTCCCACCTCCCCGGACGCGCAGAAGAGCAAGGAATCACCTAAAGTGTTTGCAATAAGAGTTAGCAGTATCAAGAATTGAAATCGAAACTGTGGCAGATAGTGACATGTGCATAAGCGCGGTGTTAGTCCGGGAACTAACCCTTCACCACTGAGGGTAAGCACATCCACATCTAACTGTGCGATACAGAGATCCCTCTCCGCTGGGAAGGGTAATGTTGTAACTAGTGTATAACATTACTGTAAACGTCTAGAAGTTAGTTAGAATGGCCGTCGAATGCAGCGTTTTTGAAGTGAGCTATATCAAAAGTGAaccatcacaaaaaaaaaatattttcttagGATGTTACACTGTAAACAATCGAGTAAGAAATGAACATATATAATGGTAGAGTTGAGCTTATATTTAAACCGACCTTCAATCGTACGGTAACCCTTTATAGATATGAGGCACATAGCACGTAAAATTAGATGCAACGAAATTGAGTTTTACGTGTCCTCCTCCGAACATTCGAACTGGTCGGTTCATCGTTTCGATCGTTAGCAGCAAAGAACGCGGTGGCTAGAAGCTTATATCctttttgtttatcattcGCCCTATTAGCGCGGTAGTTTAACGAAGCGTGTTGCAAAGCGTACAAGTTATTATGGACCTGCGAATGTGCTGTCCGGTTTTACACCTCCTCCATCCGTGCCTATGACATGTGTAGCAGGCGATCACCTCATCCTCCATCGCAACGCGAGAGACACACAACACACGAGAACCTTCCCCGC
This window of the Anopheles moucheti chromosome X, idAnoMoucSN_F20_07, whole genome shotgun sequence genome carries:
- the LOC128307481 gene encoding neuroglian yields the protein MWTTHHRTGRDAGGRCFQLLLAVAIVLTLNVLTVHSLIHSPPRIIKQPPPDEMLFQVAQQGESDKPFLIECEAEGEPTPKYRWIKNGKKFEWQTYDDRMSQQPGRGTLVITSPRDEDLGQYQCFAENEHGTATSNSVFVRKAELNSFKDGAPQTVQADEGKPFKLVCQPPDGWPKPNVYWMIQNMDGGIRSINNSRMTLDPEGNLWFSNVTRDDESSDFFYACAASSVFRSEYKIGNRVLLQVRQTGISATQNRHQPLRQYVSRKNEVALKGKQIELFCIYGGTPLPETVWTKNGRAIIWNDKIQQDNYGKSLKIRRVSSEDSGAYTCEVSNGVGNADSYSINLAVNAVPYFTVEPEIVNAAEGEFAEFKCEAAGNPKPNIMWIHNGKQIDQSYANPRRIIRANSIYISKLKKSDTGNYGCNATNSLGYVYKDVYLNVLALAPEITDPPKREYTVDQRNVTMTCRVFGAPKPEVKWLRNDRELTGGRYQTMPTGDLFIRDVKFDDAGEYKCYAFNTLGSKTASGELSVKERTVINDPPQDYEVVAGTTVTFRCNAIADSSLELTIEWLTKGEIIDFENQPRFIRTSDNSLMISKTIELDTGTYSCLARTDLDEVMANATLTVMDRPNPPTLKRVTCMGKVARIEWASNGDNRSPILNYIIEYNTSFTPDTYDVLTDDVPGTDLIWTVNTTPWNNYTYRVIAVNKIGHSLPSGHSEVCTTETSVPYKNPDNLEGEGTTPNNLVIKWRPLAQVDHNAPGLQYRVYWKRDIPSAPWSSADVRDWRQSSYTVEGLPTFTRYRVMVIALNERGEANSGPWEVEAYTGEDTPLDAPTNFTLIQVTGPKTAILSWNPVDPESLRGHFKGYKIQTWTEADGEENLREILVTADSKQALVTNFIPDATNFVRVLAYNGRYNGPASTVLSFDTPEGVPNTIEALEAYPLGSSAFLLRWRKPLQANGKLTGYRIYYEEIKGTTVGPRMEREPHISDPAVLEAKLARLKPAAKYRIHVVATTKAGEGDDLYIERATSSGLGIPPDVPNFYWENLPTDNGLANIKVVWQPALGGKAGSHFYVKYRVKDESSWQTTDPELYENYLVVHGINPDHLYEFRVVSVDGEYQTESSTQEVDTYGIQSSVKVPGDNIATAGWFIGMMLAIAFLILVLIIICIVKRNRGGKYDVHDRELANGRNDYTEEGGFPEYSQPVLRDYSLDNKSQGRQSLNSQKVGPESDTDSMAEYGEGDTGGQFTEDGSFIGQYVPGKPPVSAQSTPQNPSLQGANAGMATYV